From Flavipsychrobacter sp., a single genomic window includes:
- a CDS encoding 5-formyltetrahydrofolate cyclo-ligase — protein MNKSAIRKEMSDKRSQLAKEEKVLLDQKICEAIEQVIDDKNYQVIHSYIPMGDEVDVRGLLNNLLADGKTVVCPKSLPKKEMQNLVLASLDQLEDGRFGTKHPASGIEYNGEIELYIVPGLAFDKRGYRIGYGSGYYDKFFSSCPKGYKVGVCYNMQLIDKVPEEPHDISLDEIISF, from the coding sequence ATGAATAAATCAGCTATAAGAAAAGAAATGTCAGACAAAAGAAGCCAGTTAGCGAAAGAGGAGAAAGTCCTACTAGATCAAAAAATATGTGAGGCGATTGAGCAAGTAATTGATGATAAAAATTACCAGGTAATTCATAGCTACATTCCAATGGGTGATGAAGTGGATGTAAGGGGGCTTCTAAATAATTTACTTGCCGATGGTAAAACAGTTGTATGCCCAAAATCGTTGCCTAAAAAAGAAATGCAAAATCTGGTACTTGCTTCTTTAGATCAACTTGAAGATGGGCGATTTGGAACAAAGCATCCAGCTAGTGGTATTGAATATAACGGTGAGATTGAATTATATATAGTTCCGGGCCTAGCATTTGATAAGAGAGGTTACAGAATTGGCTATGGTTCAGGTTATTATGATAAGTTTTTTTCATCATGCCCAAAGGGATACAAGGTGGGAGTTTGCTATAATATGCAATTGATTGATAAAGTGCCTGAAGAGCCACATGATATTTCTTTAGATGAAATTATTAGTTTTTAA
- a CDS encoding 2Fe-2S iron-sulfur cluster-binding protein, whose translation MKELKVYILDNDSRYEIKTFRAEYRNLMELIRNNIYVDCFGECGGMGRCATCLIEILDQKTGITSQERNEESTISRIGGRSKKLRLSCQILIDESIEGLTVRILDE comes from the coding sequence ATGAAAGAATTAAAAGTTTATATTTTAGATAATGATTCCAGATATGAGATTAAGACTTTTAGAGCGGAGTATAGAAACTTAATGGAGTTAATAAGAAACAATATATATGTTGACTGTTTTGGTGAATGTGGCGGAATGGGTAGATGTGCTACGTGTTTAATTGAAATACTTGACCAAAAGACAGGTATAACTTCTCAGGAAAGAAATGAAGAGTCAACAATTTCAAGAATTGGGGGAAGAAGTAAGAAATTACGTTTATCATGTCAAATATTAATAGATGAATCTATTGAAGGATTAACTGTTAGAATATTAGATGAGTAG
- a CDS encoding tryptophan 2,3-dioxygenase family protein has translation MTDKKTIELLEQKYIALGENPETYMQGLLHTKPITYWDYISVDTLLSLQKTRTNFKDEEIFILYHQVVELLLKLVLHEIKQISLNDEITPSIMLEKIQRVNRYTTMLISSFDIMKDGMDYDDYNTFRASLTPASGFQSVQFRYIELYCTRVTNLVCKRPFKPMPVNPTLQDCIDNLYWKDAGYDRSTGKKSITLQLFEEKYIEEITRLAENVVGKTVEERFSSFAGDNSELQTQLRQFDRLYNIEWPLVHLNTAQHYLDSRNENKDATGGSEWKKYLHPKYQKRMFFPNLLSEEEKQNWGN, from the coding sequence ATGACAGATAAGAAAACAATTGAATTACTAGAGCAGAAGTACATTGCTTTGGGAGAAAATCCTGAGACGTATATGCAGGGGTTATTGCATACCAAACCTATAACATACTGGGATTATATTTCAGTTGACACCCTGTTGTCTCTGCAAAAGACCAGAACGAATTTCAAGGATGAAGAAATATTCATTTTGTATCATCAGGTGGTTGAACTACTCCTAAAACTAGTATTGCACGAGATAAAACAGATCTCGTTGAATGATGAGATTACGCCCTCAATAATGCTTGAGAAGATACAACGGGTGAATCGCTATACAACTATGCTGATTTCATCCTTTGATATTATGAAAGATGGAATGGATTACGATGACTATAATACCTTCAGAGCATCGCTAACACCTGCAAGCGGATTTCAAAGTGTTCAGTTCAGATACATTGAGCTATATTGTACGCGTGTGACAAACCTTGTTTGTAAACGACCATTTAAACCTATGCCAGTGAACCCTACGCTACAAGACTGTATTGATAATTTATACTGGAAAGATGCAGGATATGATAGATCAACAGGTAAAAAATCCATTACGTTACAATTATTCGAGGAAAAGTATATTGAAGAAATTACAAGGCTGGCAGAAAATGTAGTGGGAAAAACAGTAGAGGAACGATTCTCTTCTTTCGCCGGAGATAATTCTGAACTGCAAACTCAATTAAGACAATTTGATAGGTTGTATAACATAGAATGGCCTTTGGTGCATTTAAATACTGCTCAACATTATCTCGATTCACGGAATGAGAACAAAGATGCTACCGGAGGGTCGGAATGGAAAAAATATCTCCATCCAAAATATCAAAAAAGGATGTTCTTTCCTAATTTATTATCAGAGGAAGAAAAACAAAACTGGGGCAATTAA
- a CDS encoding group III truncated hemoglobin, whose amino-acid sequence MDKKDISTLDDIQILVNSFYDDIRKDDLLGPIFNTIIQDRWPEHLSKMYRFWQTVLLNEHTYSGSPFLPHAKLDVDQVHFDKWLELWHKNIDSHFEGEIAKEAKWRGDKMAVMFLSKISYYRNNPAKPLL is encoded by the coding sequence ATGGATAAAAAAGACATATCGACATTAGATGACATTCAAATACTGGTCAACTCATTTTATGATGACATCAGGAAAGATGATCTGTTGGGCCCTATATTTAATACCATTATTCAGGATAGGTGGCCGGAACATTTGAGCAAGATGTATCGGTTTTGGCAAACGGTACTTTTAAATGAACATACCTATTCCGGTAGTCCTTTCTTACCCCATGCAAAATTAGATGTCGATCAGGTGCATTTTGATAAATGGCTTGAATTATGGCATAAAAATATTGACAGCCATTTTGAGGGCGAGATTGCTAAAGAAGCAAAATGGAGGGGAGATAAAATGGCTGTCATGTTTCTTTCAAAAATATCATACTACAGAAATAACCCAGCTAAACCGTTGCTTTGA
- a CDS encoding cbb3-type cytochrome c oxidase subunit II, with protein MELFDNHKKLFTTAALFFVGLTIMVAIVPALNNQKNNAPLPDAVELSDIEMKGKAIYIANGCVACHTQQVRNVDMDKVWGKRPSIAADYASITRTDIFRNTATLMGTERTGPDLTDIGNRQPSKDWNLVHLYNPRIVVNESIMPAYPWLFTIKKEVDSTDVVVTIPQKYKKDIEGEVVATNDALYLVAYLQALKQTPLPGNTAAPEFLYKRKDKNMKQDGTADVLDGKMLYTANCQSCHQADGQGLPGAFPPLKGSSVVEDDNLELYVDIIYNGYDARQEYGVMPPVGKNMEFTEHEIAAIINYERSSWGNSGKQISADDVKKVLEFIKLKSE; from the coding sequence ATGGAATTATTTGATAATCATAAGAAACTTTTTACTACAGCAGCATTGTTTTTTGTTGGACTTACAATAATGGTTGCCATAGTACCGGCATTAAATAATCAAAAAAATAATGCTCCGCTACCTGATGCTGTAGAGCTATCAGACATAGAGATGAAAGGTAAAGCTATCTATATCGCTAATGGATGTGTTGCATGTCATACACAGCAAGTGCGAAACGTAGATATGGATAAGGTTTGGGGAAAACGACCAAGTATTGCCGCTGATTATGCGTCCATCACAAGGACAGATATCTTCCGTAATACAGCAACATTAATGGGGACAGAACGTACAGGGCCTGATCTTACAGATATCGGTAATCGACAGCCGAGCAAAGATTGGAACCTTGTTCATTTATATAACCCAAGGATTGTAGTAAACGAATCAATCATGCCGGCATACCCTTGGCTCTTTACAATAAAAAAGGAAGTGGATTCTACTGATGTAGTTGTGACAATTCCTCAAAAATATAAAAAGGACATTGAGGGAGAGGTTGTGGCGACAAATGATGCATTGTATCTCGTTGCATACTTGCAAGCGTTAAAGCAAACTCCATTACCCGGTAATACCGCTGCTCCTGAATTTTTATACAAACGAAAAGATAAAAATATGAAGCAGGACGGCACAGCAGATGTTTTGGATGGCAAGATGCTTTATACGGCAAATTGTCAGAGTTGTCATCAGGCAGATGGGCAGGGTTTACCTGGAGCGTTCCCGCCTTTAAAAGGCAGTTCAGTGGTTGAAGATGATAACCTGGAACTATATGTTGATATCATATATAACGGCTATGATGCTAGGCAAGAATATGGGGTCATGCCCCCAGTGGGTAAAAACATGGAATTTACCGAACATGAAATTGCAGCTATTATTAACTACGAACGAAGTTCGTGGGGAAACAGCGGTAAACAAATATCAGCGGACGACGTAAAGAAGGTATTAGAATTTATAAAGCTTAAAAGTGAATAA
- the ric gene encoding iron-sulfur cluster repair di-iron protein yields MTVTENNTLGSIVANNLSTSKVFNKYGLDYCCGGNKTLHDVCKEKNINIKEIINELTDNSVITPGIDYNSWPLDLLIDYIEKKHHRYVREEVPVISKNLDRLCKVHGEKHPELYEVQRHFESSANELSTHMQKEEMLLFPHIRNLVKAKTDNTQIVPAPFGSVKNPIGMMMKEHESEGERFVRIKHITNDYLVPEDGCNTYSATYQMLRDFETDLHLHIHLENNILFPKSIALEAEQ; encoded by the coding sequence ATGACAGTTACAGAAAATAACACATTAGGTAGCATTGTTGCTAATAACCTGAGTACATCTAAAGTATTTAATAAGTATGGTTTAGATTATTGTTGTGGTGGGAACAAAACACTACACGATGTTTGTAAAGAAAAGAATATCAATATAAAAGAAATAATCAATGAACTAACAGACAATAGTGTTATAACACCAGGCATTGACTATAATTCATGGCCTTTAGATTTGTTGATAGACTACATTGAAAAAAAACACCATAGATATGTAAGGGAAGAGGTACCTGTTATCTCTAAAAACCTTGACCGACTTTGCAAGGTACATGGTGAGAAACACCCTGAGCTTTACGAAGTGCAACGCCACTTTGAGAGTAGTGCGAATGAACTTTCTACGCACATGCAAAAAGAAGAGATGTTGCTGTTTCCGCATATCAGAAATCTGGTCAAAGCAAAAACTGATAACACGCAAATTGTGCCGGCTCCATTCGGTTCTGTCAAGAACCCTATCGGAATGATGATGAAAGAACACGAGTCTGAAGGAGAGCGTTTCGTTAGAATCAAGCATATTACAAACGACTACCTGGTTCCTGAAGACGGTTGTAATACTTATTCTGCTACTTACCAGATGTTGAGGGACTTTGAAACTGATTTGCACTTACATATCCATCTTGAGAATAATATTCTATTCCCAAAATCTATTGCACTGGAAGCGGAGCAATAG
- a CDS encoding Rrf2 family transcriptional regulator has protein sequence MFSKTCEYAIKAVIYIAQKSKDGVRIGIKEIAKGIDSPEHFIAKILQDLSKKGLVQSMKGPNGGFYLDVECLDISLADIVKEIDGDKVFTACGLGLKQCNANKPCPIHNQYQEIRQKTHDMLKNAKIGEFAEKLERNTLFLKR, from the coding sequence ATGTTCTCTAAGACATGTGAATATGCTATTAAAGCTGTTATTTATATAGCACAGAAATCTAAGGATGGTGTTAGAATAGGTATTAAGGAGATTGCTAAAGGCATTGACTCTCCAGAGCATTTTATCGCAAAAATTCTTCAGGATTTAAGTAAGAAGGGACTTGTTCAGTCTATGAAAGGTCCGAATGGAGGATTCTATCTTGATGTTGAATGTTTGGACATTTCTCTTGCAGACATTGTGAAAGAAATAGATGGCGATAAAGTTTTTACAGCTTGTGGATTAGGACTAAAGCAGTGTAACGCAAATAAACCATGCCCTATCCATAATCAATATCAGGAAATCAGACAAAAAACACATGATATGCTGAAAAATGCAAAGATTGGAGAGTTTGCTGAAAAGCTAGAACGTAATACGCTGTTTTTAAAAAGATAA
- a CDS encoding helix-turn-helix domain-containing protein, giving the protein MKSKLRYEDKEQVLKAIGNKMKTLRKQKGYKNYETFAYENEIPRAQYGRYERGSDLKLTNFLKVLDALDISLHEFFDKDFD; this is encoded by the coding sequence ATGAAAAGTAAACTGCGATACGAAGACAAAGAGCAGGTTTTAAAAGCCATCGGCAATAAGATGAAAACCTTGCGAAAGCAGAAGGGATACAAAAATTACGAGACTTTTGCATATGAGAATGAGATTCCCCGTGCTCAGTATGGTCGATATGAAAGAGGCTCTGACCTAAAACTGACGAACTTCCTGAAGGTCTTGGATGCGTTAGATATATCTTTGCATGAATTCTTTGACAAAGATTTTGATTGA
- a CDS encoding hemerythrin domain-containing protein: protein MGQKPLKRNKHIQPLSREHHFGLLFCWKIRTGIKKDVEVNRIVKYVEYFFNTYMEPHFRAEETLLFNQIEHDMCKRACDDHQEIKNMVTGVLSGNDDSVESLKNLAKKVDEHIRFEERSLFPLLELSLTEIQLNSIGESLDVLHSQKLVEQYDDEFWVE, encoded by the coding sequence ATGGGTCAAAAGCCATTAAAACGAAATAAACATATTCAACCGCTCTCAAGAGAACATCATTTCGGATTATTATTCTGCTGGAAGATTCGAACAGGCATAAAAAAGGATGTTGAAGTCAATCGGATTGTAAAATATGTAGAGTACTTCTTTAATACATATATGGAACCACATTTCAGAGCGGAGGAAACACTTCTCTTTAATCAGATAGAACATGATATGTGTAAAAGAGCGTGTGACGACCACCAGGAGATAAAAAACATGGTAACAGGTGTTTTATCGGGTAATGATGATTCCGTAGAAAGTCTTAAAAATCTCGCAAAGAAAGTAGATGAGCATATTCGATTTGAAGAAAGGAGTTTATTCCCCCTCTTGGAGTTGTCGTTAACTGAAATTCAATTAAACAGTATTGGCGAAAGCTTAGATGTATTGCATTCTCAAAAGCTTGTAGAACAATATGACGATGAGTTTTGGGTTGAATAA
- a CDS encoding T9SS type A sorting domain-containing protein, whose translation MKRLFTLLISIGISTIAFAQYNQQHPKLTATGLPASASFGGSVSLSDDASIAIVGAWGGTNGATGQAVIMNRNGSIWTQGQTLVGSGAIGGANQGNSVAVSGDGNTAIIGGPNDNNGAGAAWIFVKNGTTWTEQTKLVGTGATGNAWQGFSVAISADGNTVIVGGPQNNTHVGAAWVFTRSGTTWTQQAMLQGSDAVSSSSYPSEQGYCVAMSSDGSTALVGGRFDGGAKGAAWFYARNGNSWTQQGGKATGSTLQPIGTSVALSANGNVAVIGAAAADSKTGGAFVVTRTGSTWTPYSSILQGTLPVGKAQQGGSVDISNDGKTVVMGGAASIFTPNSGDIGIGSTWIFKYDGSNWNQEGNKYVGTGNSGNSQQGGSVSISADGNTFVTGGFGDNNFNGAVWVFSKTIPPTTSVNRLSRMSARVYPNPVNNTMHIDSDQPIYTELIALDGKVVIKKTTNKSLDVSNLPANMYFLNCYNLEGQLLHTEKIIKSK comes from the coding sequence ATGAAAAGATTATTTACACTTTTAATCAGTATTGGAATATCTACTATAGCGTTTGCTCAATACAACCAGCAACATCCAAAACTGACCGCAACAGGTTTACCAGCCTCAGCTTCATTTGGAGGTTCTGTTTCTCTATCTGATGATGCTTCCATTGCTATTGTAGGAGCATGGGGAGGCACAAACGGAGCTACAGGTCAGGCTGTCATTATGAATCGTAATGGCAGCATATGGACTCAAGGGCAAACTTTGGTTGGTAGTGGTGCTATCGGAGGCGCAAATCAAGGAAATTCAGTAGCTGTATCAGGCGATGGAAATACTGCAATAATTGGTGGCCCAAATGATAATAATGGAGCAGGGGCTGCATGGATATTTGTAAAGAATGGTACAACATGGACAGAGCAAACAAAACTCGTTGGTACAGGAGCAACTGGTAATGCTTGGCAAGGGTTCTCTGTAGCTATTTCAGCAGACGGGAATACTGTTATTGTAGGTGGTCCACAAAATAATACGCATGTTGGCGCTGCTTGGGTGTTTACAAGATCAGGCACGACATGGACACAGCAAGCCATGTTACAAGGATCTGATGCTGTAAGTAGTAGTTCATACCCTTCTGAACAAGGATATTGCGTTGCCATGTCTAGTGACGGTTCAACAGCATTAGTTGGAGGACGTTTTGATGGTGGAGCCAAAGGTGCTGCTTGGTTTTATGCCCGAAACGGGAATAGCTGGACTCAGCAAGGTGGTAAAGCGACAGGCAGCACCTTACAGCCTATCGGAACATCGGTAGCATTATCAGCAAATGGAAACGTAGCAGTGATTGGTGCTGCTGCTGCCGACAGCAAAACTGGAGGTGCATTTGTTGTTACAAGGACAGGTTCAACGTGGACACCTTATTCGTCAATCTTGCAAGGGACCTTACCAGTTGGTAAAGCACAACAAGGTGGCTCCGTTGACATCTCAAATGATGGCAAAACTGTTGTTATGGGTGGGGCTGCAAGTATTTTTACGCCTAACAGTGGAGATATTGGTATTGGTTCAACTTGGATATTTAAATATGATGGTAGTAATTGGAATCAAGAGGGGAATAAATATGTAGGTACAGGCAATTCAGGTAATTCTCAGCAAGGAGGCTCCGTCTCAATATCAGCTGATGGTAATACGTTCGTAACAGGTGGCTTTGGTGATAATAATTTTAATGGAGCAGTATGGGTTTTCTCAAAAACAATCCCTCCGACAACATCAGTAAATCGTTTGTCGAGGATGTCGGCACGAGTATATCCAAACCCAGTAAATAATACAATGCACATAGATTCCGATCAGCCTATTTATACTGAACTGATAGCTTTGGATGGTAAAGTTGTAATAAAGAAGACAACGAACAAGTCATTGGATGTTTCTAATTTGCCTGCCAATATGTATTTCCTAAACTGTTATAATCTTGAGGGGCAGTTATTGCATACAGAAAAAATCATCAAATCAAAATAA
- a CDS encoding cbb3-type cytochrome c oxidase subunit I has protein sequence MFIPVIGLAQQIDGTPSEFTLGSSNGLLLLFFLLVLGMFFLVMVLSQKAKQIKVESTRQKSHIDRSKSQSYLKLLTSKQIQKLLQRRKGHSHLLLIAFSVLLSQIPVTSWAQSTDAISKSSLFNEAGVLITIILLMIPITVGVVILIMKLTVVLKQYKNRSNLIEAKELAKYIDSLGDDEIEELQSRKSALDYQLTNKELSGNEQVLDNRGLIKILEEKTIPIVAVKKRAQKPHDIDPELKRLILWFIGTATFWLLFGTTVGEYLGIKFAAPDIDHVSWLSFGRLRPVHTNSVFWGWASLGMIGLAYYIVPKVSNTKLANMKTGWYSLFLINAAVILGTICLMSGINNGGGEYREYTWPVMLLFAIALIITLVNFIQTVAKRTTREIYISNWYIIASIIFTIVISIVAYLPFWQNGLGETIVQGYYMHQGVGMWFMLFTLGIVYYFLPQQLNKPIYSYSLGILAFWTQILFYTLIGTHHFVFSSIPWWLQTVAIVGSAGMAIPVVAGTTNFLLTFKGVWYKIKDSYTLPFFLVGIVFYFTGSMQGTAEAFRSTNLLWHFTDFTVAHSHLTMYGIICFFLWACIYAIVPRLTGREAPQMTIGAHFWLALIGLLFYTVPLMYGSTLKGLLWIEGKPFIDSVILMAPYWLWRAIGGSLMWLSHIVFAYNLYKMIITESSVDVKDTAINLLKVKSATNS, from the coding sequence ATGTTTATCCCGGTTATAGGTTTGGCACAACAAATTGATGGTACTCCATCAGAATTCACATTAGGTTCTTCTAACGGGTTGCTCCTACTGTTCTTTTTATTAGTATTAGGAATGTTCTTTCTGGTAATGGTTTTAAGTCAGAAAGCAAAGCAAATTAAAGTAGAAAGTACCCGGCAGAAATCTCATATAGATAGATCGAAGAGCCAGTCATATTTAAAACTGTTAACGAGTAAGCAAATTCAGAAGCTGTTGCAAAGACGTAAAGGACACTCACACTTGTTACTCATTGCTTTTAGTGTTCTACTTTCCCAAATACCAGTTACTAGTTGGGCACAAAGTACTGACGCAATTTCAAAATCTTCTCTTTTTAACGAGGCAGGAGTGCTGATCACTATAATCTTATTAATGATACCTATAACAGTTGGAGTTGTTATTCTCATTATGAAACTTACTGTCGTTCTGAAGCAATACAAGAACAGGAGTAACCTGATAGAAGCAAAAGAACTGGCGAAGTATATAGATTCTTTAGGTGATGATGAAATTGAAGAATTACAATCAAGAAAATCAGCCTTAGACTACCAACTCACGAATAAGGAACTTTCGGGAAATGAGCAAGTGTTAGATAATCGAGGATTGATTAAAATTCTTGAGGAAAAGACAATCCCAATTGTAGCAGTTAAAAAACGAGCACAAAAGCCGCACGATATAGACCCTGAATTGAAACGGCTAATACTTTGGTTTATCGGCACAGCAACATTTTGGCTTCTGTTTGGTACAACCGTTGGAGAATATTTAGGAATTAAATTTGCTGCGCCTGATATAGATCATGTAAGCTGGCTCAGCTTTGGTCGACTAAGACCTGTACACACAAACTCTGTGTTTTGGGGTTGGGCATCGTTGGGCATGATAGGTCTTGCCTATTATATAGTGCCCAAGGTGAGCAATACCAAGCTCGCTAACATGAAAACTGGTTGGTACTCACTTTTTCTCATTAATGCTGCTGTTATATTAGGGACAATTTGTTTAATGTCAGGCATTAATAATGGAGGTGGTGAATACCGAGAATACACCTGGCCTGTTATGCTGCTTTTTGCAATTGCGCTCATTATTACGTTGGTGAATTTTATTCAGACTGTAGCGAAAAGGACTACAAGAGAGATTTACATCTCAAACTGGTACATCATTGCATCAATAATTTTCACAATCGTTATTTCTATAGTTGCCTATCTCCCATTTTGGCAAAATGGGCTTGGTGAAACTATAGTACAAGGTTATTACATGCACCAGGGTGTAGGAATGTGGTTCATGCTTTTTACCCTGGGAATCGTTTACTATTTTTTACCACAACAGTTAAATAAGCCGATATATTCATATAGCTTAGGTATTCTCGCTTTTTGGACACAAATTTTATTCTATACATTAATCGGCACACACCATTTTGTGTTTAGTTCTATTCCCTGGTGGTTACAAACTGTTGCTATTGTCGGAAGTGCAGGTATGGCAATACCCGTGGTAGCAGGTACAACGAATTTCTTACTAACATTTAAAGGTGTATGGTATAAGATAAAAGATAGCTACACCTTGCCATTTTTCTTAGTAGGTATTGTTTTCTATTTCACAGGATCAATGCAGGGAACAGCTGAAGCATTTAGATCTACTAACTTACTTTGGCACTTTACTGACTTTACTGTAGCGCACTCCCATTTGACGATGTATGGCATAATCTGCTTTTTTTTATGGGCATGTATTTATGCTATCGTGCCTCGCTTGACAGGCAGGGAAGCGCCACAGATGACAATAGGTGCACATTTCTGGTTGGCATTGATAGGATTGTTGTTCTATACCGTGCCGCTCATGTACGGAAGTACTTTGAAAGGACTGCTATGGATAGAAGGCAAGCCATTTATTGATAGTGTTATTCTAATGGCTCCATACTGGCTATGGCGAGCTATCGGAGGCAGTCTTATGTGGCTATCACACATCGTATTTGCCTACAACCTGTATAAAATGATTATCACAGAATCAAGCGTTGACGTTAAAGACACAGCTATAAACTTATTGAAAGTAAAATCTGCTACTAACAGTTAA
- a CDS encoding response regulator transcription factor: protein MIKCVIVEDEPLFSKNLQQLLKKADVTLQVKAVCADIDSACTAIKKHQPDLVFLDIYLNGNEQGGFDLLNMFKIIPFDVIFTTAFVDQNIQQIRACGLDYIMKPYMEDELSDAIEKFNRKKFGAIRAEQLQTLLRNLEVQDIDEHIVSFYAGNDNIVVKVKDIICCHGVDMTTHFFIRDYDKPNVLKKVTLSKGIGKVAEILAAYGIIKIHRSYLVNHKHVANYSTKSVKLREFAKTPIGYSRELPVSDGYRSDFQRLMGKL from the coding sequence ATGATTAAATGTGTGATTGTTGAGGATGAACCTCTGTTTAGTAAAAACCTACAGCAACTTTTAAAAAAAGCAGATGTTACACTACAGGTTAAAGCTGTGTGTGCAGATATAGATAGTGCTTGTACAGCAATAAAAAAACACCAGCCTGATTTAGTTTTCCTTGATATATACTTAAATGGAAATGAGCAAGGTGGTTTTGACCTTTTGAATATGTTTAAAATCATACCGTTTGATGTAATATTCACAACTGCTTTTGTTGATCAGAATATCCAACAGATAAGAGCTTGTGGTCTCGATTATATCATGAAACCCTATATGGAAGATGAGCTTTCGGATGCAATAGAAAAATTTAATCGAAAGAAATTTGGTGCTATTAGAGCAGAGCAGTTGCAAACTTTACTGCGAAATCTTGAAGTGCAAGATATAGATGAGCATATCGTCTCCTTTTATGCCGGTAACGATAATATTGTTGTCAAAGTAAAAGACATTATTTGCTGTCATGGAGTTGATATGACTACTCATTTTTTTATTAGGGACTACGATAAACCTAACGTTCTAAAAAAGGTTACATTGTCAAAGGGAATAGGAAAAGTAGCTGAAATTCTTGCTGCATACGGCATTATCAAGATACATCGTTCTTATCTTGTTAACCATAAACACGTAGCAAATTATTCTACTAAATCCGTAAAGCTTAGAGAGTTTGCTAAAACACCTATAGGATATAGTCGAGAATTACCTGTTTCTGACGGATACCGCTCTGACTTTCAAAGATTGATGGGTAAATTATAG
- a CDS encoding cytochrome C: protein MSSKSRILIFLDDESSPIAEVESPINFELDTNKLTDGEHTLKVVSKDPDGKEGIRLIPFIVRNGPAIDIGGIKENSVVDGVVPIMINAYGKGSQKSFYIEGSETPQSIPAWVWILIIGFGGWAMYYLFTFLSVRV from the coding sequence ATGAGTAGCAAAAGTAGAATATTGATCTTTTTGGACGATGAGTCTAGTCCTATTGCAGAAGTGGAGTCACCAATAAACTTTGAATTGGATACAAATAAGCTAACTGATGGAGAGCACACTCTTAAAGTCGTGAGTAAAGACCCTGACGGCAAAGAAGGTATCAGATTAATCCCATTTATTGTGCGTAACGGACCTGCAATTGATATAGGGGGAATCAAAGAAAATTCGGTAGTTGATGGAGTTGTGCCAATAATGATCAATGCATACGGCAAAGGCTCTCAAAAATCATTTTATATAGAGGGCAGTGAAACCCCTCAAAGCATCCCAGCATGGGTGTGGATATTAATAATAGGTTTTGGTGGATGGGCCATGTATTACTTGTTCACATTCTTATCTGTTAGAGTATAA